A single Diceros bicornis minor isolate mBicDic1 chromosome 7, mDicBic1.mat.cur, whole genome shotgun sequence DNA region contains:
- the LOC131407951 gene encoding RNA polymerase II subunit A C-terminal domain phosphatase SSU72 like protein 3-like, giving the protein MSSSPLRVAVVCMSNMNRSMEAHGILRKNGFRVRSFGTGSRVRLPGSAPNLPVVYDFSTTYKQMYNDLLRKDRQRYTKNGILHILGRNERIKPRPERFQECSDAFDVIFTCGESVYDRVVEDLCAREQETFQPVHVINVDIQDTLEDATLGALLICELCQCLQQADDMEDSLDKLLLAVEEKRGKSFLHTVCFY; this is encoded by the coding sequence ATGTCCTCCTCCCCGCTCAGGGTGGCTGTGGTGTGTATGAGCAACATGAACAGGAGCATGGAAGCCCACGGCATCCTCAGGAAAAACGGCTTCAGGGTCCGGTCTTTCGGAACTGGATCTCGTGTGAGGCTCCCAGGATCGGCGCCCAATCTTCCCGTGGTTTACGATTTCTCAACCACATACAAGCAGATGTACAACGACCTTCTCAGGAAAGACAGACAACGCTATACCAAGAATGGAATCTTACACATCCTGGGAAGAAATGAGCGAATCAAGCCCCGGCCAGAAAGATTTCAAGAGTGCAGCGATGCCTTCGATGTCATCTTTACCTGTGGGGAGAGCGTCTACGACCGAGTGGTGGAAGACCTGTGTGCCAGAGAGCAGGAGACCTTCCAGCCCGTGCACGTGATCAACGTGGACATCCAAGACACCCTGGAGGACGCCACCCTTGGAGCCCTGCTCATCTGTGAGCTCTGCCAGTGCCTCCAGCAGGCGGATGACATGGAGGACAGTCTGGATAAGCTGCTGCTGGCAgtggaggagaaaagaggaaagagcttTCTTCACACGGTCTGCTTCTACTGA